A single window of Halobacillus naozhouensis DNA harbors:
- a CDS encoding carbohydrate ABC transporter permease — translation MYRSIFFLLPSWILLLIFFVGPILLTFYFSFTNLALTGAQAQSTEFIGFQNFVTMFQDPGFRISVLRTIVFLFLSAIIGQQVLGFLLAILMKGKNTTFRRTIGIIIIAGWVTPEIVVAFCWVAFLSDNGTLNMLLNSIGLESVAWLFTFPMISVCIANIWHGTAFSMMIFQASLDDVPKTVEEAAIIDGASKFQLLFRIILPMVKGSIVTNMILVTLQTLGVFTLIYTMTGGGPGNSTQTLPIFMYNQAFVNYQLGYGTAISLVLLVIGIIASLFYIRSMKVQI, via the coding sequence ATGTATCGATCCATATTTTTCTTGCTGCCCTCTTGGATTTTATTACTGATCTTCTTCGTGGGTCCTATCCTATTAACCTTTTATTTTTCCTTTACAAATCTAGCTTTAACGGGAGCGCAAGCGCAAAGTACGGAATTCATCGGTTTTCAAAACTTTGTGACCATGTTTCAAGATCCTGGCTTCAGAATAAGTGTCTTGAGAACAATTGTGTTTTTATTTTTGTCCGCCATTATCGGGCAGCAAGTCCTGGGGTTTCTCTTAGCAATATTAATGAAAGGAAAAAACACAACGTTTCGAAGGACTATCGGGATCATCATAATTGCCGGGTGGGTAACTCCCGAAATTGTCGTTGCCTTCTGCTGGGTGGCTTTTCTCAGTGATAATGGAACACTGAATATGTTATTAAACTCCATTGGATTAGAGTCGGTCGCATGGTTGTTCACCTTTCCTATGATCAGCGTGTGTATAGCGAATATATGGCACGGGACAGCATTTTCTATGATGATCTTTCAAGCCTCCTTGGATGACGTCCCTAAAACGGTGGAAGAGGCAGCCATCATCGATGGGGCATCTAAATTTCAGTTGCTTTTCCGCATAATTCTACCAATGGTGAAAGGGTCAATTGTGACCAATATGATTCTCGTTACACTGCAAACCCTGGGAGTATTCACTCTTATCTATACCATGACAGGTGGCGGGCCTGGCAATTCAACTCAAACGCTCCCAATTTTTATGTATAATCAGGCGTTTGTAAATTATCAACTAGGTTATGGCACAGCTATTTCGTTAGTTCTTCTGGTCATTGGGATCATTGCAAGTTTATTCTACATTCGTTCCATGAAAGTACAGATTTAG
- a CDS encoding polysaccharide biosynthesis protein: MTNAFRKRLALLIIIDSIIVSFSIYMSHFFLNPYVTTFDWMMFVSALTLLLTHHMFSSVFGMYKKKWRYASMEELLGIIVVVSLSILSAAAVQALAFGSIYERALVITWMLHILLIGGVRFAWRYYKTYGLTVNPKGKKAKLVKNDPNLKTTLIVGAGSAGRMLARQMKGSEEVNTNLIGFVDDDFTMHHLTIGGLPVLGSTEKIEEISQSYGINHIVIAMPSIERNRVKDIIRESQKVVKNVQTLPMIEDIALGNVSVNQIRDVSIEDLLGREPVELDIDSISSEINGKTVLVTGAGGSIGSEICRQLVKFGPEKLLLLGHGENSIYTIHMELSQLDIATELVTVIADVQDRDRIFEVVNEYKPYYIYHAAAHKHVPLMEANPKEAVKNNVIGTKNVAEAADVAGVANFVLISSDKAVNPTNVMGATKRVAEMVVQSLSRTSSTKFVAVRFGNVLGSRGSVIPLFKKQIASGGPVTVTHPDMTRYFMTIPEASRLVMQAGALARGGEIFVLDMGEPVKIVELAKNLISLSGFREEEIGIRFAGIRPGEKMYEELLGEGEVHSKQVFPKIYIGKNNDVPVTALYNFIEFEMDALTNEDIKSNVFRLIDKKEPVSN; the protein is encoded by the coding sequence ATGACTAACGCTTTTAGAAAGAGATTGGCTTTATTAATTATTATAGATTCAATCATAGTATCTTTTTCGATCTATATGTCCCACTTTTTCCTGAATCCTTATGTGACTACATTTGATTGGATGATGTTTGTTTCAGCTTTAACATTGTTGTTAACTCACCATATGTTTTCAAGTGTATTTGGGATGTATAAGAAAAAGTGGCGTTATGCCAGTATGGAAGAATTACTCGGAATTATAGTCGTTGTCTCTTTATCTATCTTATCGGCTGCAGCTGTTCAAGCTTTAGCCTTTGGTTCTATTTATGAACGTGCACTTGTTATTACTTGGATGCTACATATTTTACTAATAGGTGGAGTAAGGTTCGCCTGGAGATATTATAAAACCTACGGACTTACGGTTAACCCTAAAGGGAAAAAAGCAAAATTGGTAAAAAATGACCCAAATTTAAAAACAACACTAATTGTAGGTGCAGGATCTGCTGGACGTATGCTGGCACGACAGATGAAGGGTTCAGAAGAAGTGAATACAAACCTAATTGGTTTTGTTGACGATGATTTCACCATGCATCACCTAACGATAGGTGGCTTACCTGTGCTTGGAAGTACAGAAAAAATTGAGGAGATTTCACAGAGTTATGGAATCAATCACATAGTTATTGCCATGCCTTCGATTGAACGAAATCGGGTTAAAGACATTATTCGAGAATCACAAAAGGTCGTTAAAAATGTCCAAACTCTACCAATGATTGAAGATATAGCTCTTGGAAATGTTTCAGTCAATCAAATTCGTGATGTATCAATTGAGGATTTATTAGGACGAGAACCAGTTGAGTTAGACATTGACTCCATTTCTAGTGAAATCAACGGAAAAACAGTGCTAGTAACAGGTGCGGGTGGATCTATAGGTTCAGAAATCTGTCGACAGTTAGTCAAATTTGGACCAGAGAAGCTGCTCTTATTAGGTCATGGGGAGAACAGTATTTATACCATTCATATGGAATTGTCTCAGTTAGACATAGCAACGGAGCTTGTAACGGTTATTGCAGACGTTCAGGACCGTGACCGTATTTTTGAAGTGGTAAATGAGTACAAGCCTTATTATATCTATCATGCTGCTGCACATAAACATGTTCCGTTGATGGAGGCAAACCCGAAAGAAGCGGTTAAGAATAATGTGATAGGAACAAAGAATGTTGCTGAAGCAGCGGACGTTGCTGGAGTCGCAAACTTTGTTCTAATTTCATCTGATAAGGCCGTAAACCCTACGAACGTGATGGGAGCTACAAAACGTGTGGCTGAAATGGTAGTTCAGTCATTAAGTCGAACCAGTTCTACTAAGTTTGTGGCAGTTCGATTTGGTAATGTGCTTGGGAGTCGTGGAAGTGTCATTCCTTTGTTTAAGAAACAGATTGCAAGTGGAGGTCCTGTGACAGTAACACACCCGGATATGACAAGATATTTTATGACGATTCCTGAGGCTTCAAGGCTAGTGATGCAAGCGGGGGCTTTAGCTCGTGGTGGAGAGATCTTTGTGCTTGATATGGGTGAGCCAGTAAAAATTGTTGAGCTGGCGAAGAATCTTATTTCTCTTTCAGGGTTTAGGGAGGAAGAGATTGGGATTAGGTTTGCTGGGATACGTCCTGGTGAGAAGATGTACGAAGAACTTCTCGGTGAAGGCGAAGTTCATTCTAAGCAAGTTTTTCCGAAAATCTATATCGGGAAAAATAATGATGTGCCGGTTACCGCTCTCTATAATTTCATTGAATTTGAGATGGATGCCCTGACTAATGAAGATATTAAATCAAATGTCTTTAGATTAATTGATAAAAAAGAACCTGTTTCAAATTAA
- a CDS encoding alpha-mannosidase encodes MFWTIEKLEDRIQELASYRYRDLYPIQAFSYMLDEEGEIGERPPQQGEWGTMSTGDRWEGRDKYLWLKTTVSLPQHWEDKKIVGVFDFGKTGGGHNSGFESLLYLNNRPFQGVDMNHQEVFMNGGLAGSDVELCFRLWSGLEGGGTPTIQEHQLTKAFVSWLDEKTDDLFFTAEAALDTVKYLDENQSEGIALLKALDRAFHLIDWSQPGSDLFYSTVHQAQERLREEIQQIPNQSMITINAIGHTHIDVAWLWRLKHTREKAARSFSTVLRLMEQYPDYVFLQTQPQLYDYISQDYPEIYEQMEKRIEEGRWEPEGGMWLEADCNLTSGESLVRQLLLGTRFFKEHFGKECEYLWLPDVFGYSWALPQILVKSGIKTFMTTKISWSQYNKMPHDTFKWRGIDGTEILTHFITTPEDDRWFYTYNGKINARTVKGIWDAYRDKEVNQELLLSYGYGDGGGGVNREMLEKRRRFDEIPGLPKVKTGRADEYFRRLHETIDGTDQYVHTWDGELYLEYHRGTYTSQAYNKRMNRKMELLLRETEWLNSLKSVQKQSWSSYPVEDLTESWKTVLRNQFHDIIPGSSIREVYEDSKEEYEEARELAESAWSDARNELVDHTQGNYTIFNSGSHQRTDMVRIAQEGEEVTWTDENGETLDAQRTAEGDWIVRAEEIPSLGKASIHSSAGAETKSSPFTLKDNGILTPYYEIEWNDLGQLEKVVDVTNGRNVLAANQKGNVFQLFEDKPMRFDAWDIDLYYQEKQKEIQSLLFAKVVEEGPVRTVIEFTWEHHQSTIKQHMMVYAKNPRIDFETHVDWHEREQLLKVAFPVDVRATEATYDIQYGNVKRPTHWNTSWDHARFESVGHQWVDLSETGYGVSLLNDCKYGHDVKDNVIRLTLLKCSTDPDVEQDQGEHWFTYSLLPHKGDWREAGTVQEAWSLNNPFTYGEGNSNRTSLFSVNNEHVWVDAVKKAEDADEMIVRLHEFTGARGRVEISSEFNVSSWQECDLMERELDADKNTGPFQFEIKPYEIKTFRVSLTN; translated from the coding sequence ATGTTTTGGACTATCGAAAAACTAGAAGATCGAATTCAAGAATTAGCTTCTTATAGATATAGAGATTTATATCCCATTCAGGCGTTTTCGTATATGCTCGATGAAGAAGGAGAAATTGGTGAGCGCCCCCCTCAACAAGGAGAATGGGGAACAATGAGTACCGGGGACCGTTGGGAAGGACGGGATAAATACCTTTGGTTGAAGACTACGGTTTCCCTTCCACAACATTGGGAAGATAAAAAAATAGTAGGCGTTTTTGATTTCGGAAAAACGGGCGGTGGTCATAATTCCGGGTTCGAGTCACTGCTTTATTTGAACAATCGTCCTTTTCAAGGGGTCGATATGAACCATCAGGAAGTTTTTATGAACGGCGGATTAGCGGGGAGTGATGTGGAGCTTTGCTTTCGTTTATGGTCTGGATTGGAGGGAGGAGGAACGCCAACCATTCAGGAACATCAGCTGACGAAGGCGTTTGTTTCCTGGCTTGATGAAAAGACGGATGATTTATTTTTTACAGCTGAGGCCGCTTTGGATACCGTGAAATACCTTGACGAAAACCAATCTGAAGGCATAGCCCTTCTAAAAGCGCTGGACAGAGCCTTTCATTTAATAGATTGGTCTCAACCAGGAAGCGACTTATTTTATTCAACTGTGCACCAAGCGCAGGAAAGATTAAGAGAAGAGATTCAGCAAATTCCTAACCAATCCATGATCACCATTAATGCCATAGGTCACACCCATATTGATGTAGCTTGGTTGTGGAGGCTGAAGCATACACGAGAAAAAGCGGCCAGATCGTTTTCTACCGTATTGCGTCTTATGGAACAATATCCTGATTATGTATTTCTTCAGACCCAGCCACAGTTGTATGACTATATTAGTCAAGATTATCCTGAGATTTACGAGCAAATGGAAAAGAGAATTGAAGAAGGGCGCTGGGAGCCTGAAGGGGGAATGTGGCTGGAAGCCGATTGTAATTTAACTTCAGGAGAGTCACTTGTACGTCAGCTGTTGCTTGGTACTAGATTCTTTAAGGAGCACTTTGGGAAGGAATGTGAATATTTGTGGCTGCCAGATGTGTTTGGTTATAGCTGGGCGTTGCCGCAAATCCTTGTAAAATCAGGAATAAAGACATTCATGACTACAAAAATAAGCTGGAGTCAATACAATAAGATGCCCCATGATACTTTTAAGTGGCGGGGGATCGATGGGACTGAAATCCTTACCCATTTTATTACGACACCTGAGGATGATCGCTGGTTCTACACCTATAACGGTAAAATCAACGCACGGACTGTAAAAGGAATATGGGATGCTTATCGAGATAAAGAGGTAAACCAGGAACTGCTCCTTTCTTATGGTTATGGAGATGGAGGAGGCGGGGTGAACCGTGAAATGCTTGAAAAGAGAAGGCGGTTCGATGAAATACCAGGCCTTCCAAAAGTTAAAACCGGCCGTGCAGATGAATATTTCAGGCGTCTACACGAAACCATTGATGGAACGGACCAATACGTCCATACGTGGGATGGCGAATTATACTTAGAATACCATCGCGGAACTTATACGAGTCAGGCATACAATAAGCGCATGAATCGGAAGATGGAGCTCCTACTCAGGGAAACGGAATGGTTAAATTCTTTAAAAAGTGTCCAAAAACAATCCTGGTCCTCCTACCCTGTAGAGGACCTTACAGAGAGCTGGAAAACAGTCTTACGCAACCAATTTCATGATATTATCCCGGGCTCGTCGATTCGAGAAGTATATGAGGATAGCAAAGAAGAGTACGAAGAAGCTCGAGAACTAGCAGAGAGTGCATGGTCCGATGCGAGGAATGAGCTTGTAGATCATACGCAAGGGAACTATACCATCTTTAACTCTGGCTCTCATCAACGAACAGATATGGTTCGGATAGCTCAGGAAGGTGAAGAGGTTACTTGGACAGACGAAAACGGAGAAACCCTAGACGCTCAGAGAACGGCGGAAGGAGATTGGATCGTGCGTGCTGAAGAGATTCCTTCTTTGGGGAAAGCTTCTATTCATAGTTCTGCAGGCGCGGAAACGAAGTCGTCACCCTTTACGCTAAAGGACAATGGAATTTTAACACCCTATTACGAAATCGAATGGAATGATCTCGGACAACTAGAGAAAGTTGTAGATGTTACCAATGGCCGAAATGTTCTAGCTGCAAACCAAAAAGGGAATGTATTTCAGTTATTTGAAGATAAACCGATGAGGTTTGATGCCTGGGATATTGATCTCTATTATCAGGAAAAGCAAAAAGAAATCCAATCATTACTATTCGCCAAGGTAGTAGAAGAGGGACCAGTTCGAACCGTGATTGAATTCACTTGGGAGCACCACCAATCAACGATTAAGCAACACATGATGGTGTACGCCAAAAACCCACGGATCGACTTTGAGACACATGTAGATTGGCATGAGAGAGAACAGCTGCTTAAGGTTGCCTTTCCAGTTGATGTAAGGGCGACGGAAGCTACTTACGATATTCAATACGGAAATGTAAAAAGGCCCACTCATTGGAATACGAGTTGGGATCACGCCAGGTTTGAGTCTGTAGGCCATCAATGGGTAGATTTATCCGAAACAGGTTATGGAGTCAGCCTGCTTAATGACTGTAAATACGGCCATGATGTGAAAGACAATGTCATTCGGTTAACTTTACTGAAATGCTCTACAGATCCGGATGTTGAACAGGACCAAGGTGAACATTGGTTTACGTATTCACTATTACCGCATAAAGGAGATTGGAGAGAAGCTGGGACTGTGCAAGAAGCTTGGTCCTTAAATAATCCATTTACCTACGGCGAGGGGAATTCAAATAGAACCTCCTTATTTAGTGTAAATAATGAACATGTATGGGTAGATGCCGTGAAGAAAGCTGAAGATGCTGATGAAATGATTGTGCGTTTACATGAATTTACTGGAGCAAGAGGAAGAGTGGAAATATCCAGTGAATTTAACGTATCTTCGTGGCAGGAATGCGATTTAATGGAGCGCGAATTAGACGCTGACAAGAATACGGGACCATTCCAATTTGAGATCAAACCTTATGAGATCAAAACTTTCCGTGTCAGCTTAACAAATTAA
- a CDS encoding tyrosine-protein phosphatase produces MIDIHSHILPGVDDGAQSIEESIKMAEAAVADGIHTIIATPHHQNGAYNNYKNNIMIQVAELNRHLSDYEIPLTVLPGQETRIHGDLLEGLRNDEILTLNETGNYVFVEFPSDTVPRYASKLLFDMQVEGYQPVIVHPERNRHIIQHPDTLYNLVKKGAYTQITAASLCGRFGKNIQKFTHKLIEANLTHLIASDAHNTTSRGFCMKDAYRELRKNYGQSMVYLFAENAEYVAEGQALASDVPQHVKKKKFLGLF; encoded by the coding sequence TTGATTGATATTCACAGCCATATACTCCCGGGTGTTGATGACGGTGCTCAGTCCATAGAAGAAAGCATCAAGATGGCCGAAGCGGCGGTAGCTGACGGCATACATACCATTATTGCTACACCTCACCACCAGAACGGGGCCTACAATAACTACAAGAACAACATCATGATCCAAGTGGCTGAGCTCAATCGACATTTGTCAGATTATGAGATTCCATTAACCGTTTTACCTGGACAAGAAACACGCATCCACGGAGATCTGTTAGAGGGGCTCAGAAACGATGAAATCCTCACTTTAAACGAAACAGGGAACTATGTATTTGTCGAATTTCCGTCCGATACTGTTCCGAGATATGCTAGTAAACTACTATTCGACATGCAAGTAGAAGGCTATCAGCCCGTTATTGTCCATCCTGAACGCAATCGACATATTATCCAGCATCCCGACACACTCTACAACCTTGTTAAAAAAGGTGCATACACGCAAATTACAGCAGCCAGCCTATGCGGACGCTTCGGAAAGAACATTCAGAAGTTCACTCACAAACTGATCGAAGCGAACCTGACCCACCTTATTGCATCTGATGCTCACAACACCACTTCAAGAGGGTTTTGTATGAAGGATGCCTATAGGGAGTTACGAAAAAACTATGGTCAGTCCATGGTTTATTTATTTGCGGAAAATGCGGAGTATGTAGCGGAAGGACAAGCGTTAGCTTCGGATGTACCTCAGCATGTTAAAAAGAAAAAGTTTTTGGGATTATTTTAA
- a CDS encoding carbohydrate ABC transporter permease, with amino-acid sequence MNRFKMEKVLPYVILSIIALCFILPLLWVLFASVDMNAKQALTIPDKLTFSNFTSILSDPATIRSFIIGLFLSGGQAVLVVIVGVLAAYPLSRYSQKYKKPFMFTILFMTSLPITAVMVPVYQLFIYLNLQDSLVGTMLFLTASGLPYGIWMLKNFMDAVPLELEESAWVDGASIWRGVRRVVAPLMIPGICTVGIFTFTMSWGNFFVPYILIQSPDKFPASVTIYQFFGSYGMVEYGKLAAFSIIYTMPAVILYIFAQRFMSQGFSLGGATKG; translated from the coding sequence ATGAATCGCTTTAAGATGGAAAAGGTATTACCCTATGTAATTTTGTCGATTATCGCACTTTGTTTTATTCTGCCTCTCTTGTGGGTGTTGTTTGCTTCAGTTGATATGAATGCGAAGCAAGCCTTGACTATTCCTGACAAGTTAACCTTTAGTAACTTTACTTCCATTTTGTCTGATCCGGCCACCATCCGTTCCTTTATCATTGGACTATTTTTATCAGGTGGTCAAGCTGTACTTGTCGTGATTGTCGGGGTGTTAGCGGCTTACCCGTTATCCCGGTATTCACAAAAGTATAAGAAGCCATTTATGTTTACGATTTTGTTTATGACATCCTTGCCGATTACAGCTGTTATGGTTCCTGTTTATCAGTTGTTTATCTATTTGAATCTCCAGGATTCTTTAGTTGGGACCATGCTTTTTCTTACGGCTTCGGGGCTCCCTTATGGCATATGGATGTTAAAAAACTTTATGGATGCTGTCCCTCTAGAATTAGAAGAATCGGCATGGGTGGATGGGGCTTCCATTTGGCGCGGTGTTAGAAGGGTTGTCGCCCCGCTAATGATACCGGGGATATGTACAGTAGGAATTTTCACCTTTACGATGAGCTGGGGAAATTTCTTTGTTCCGTATATTTTAATTCAATCACCAGATAAATTCCCGGCTTCTGTGACAATCTATCAATTTTTCGGGTCGTACGGAATGGTTGAATATGGGAAACTAGCAGCTTTCTCAATTATTTACACAATGCCTGCTGTTATTCTTTACATCTTTGCCCAACGCTTTATGTCTCAAGGGTTTAGCTTAGGTGGAGCGACAAAAGGTTAG
- a CDS encoding GntR family transcriptional regulator, translating to MKSLYEQVYESLKNEIISSKYKVGDRVPSETNLSEMFQVSRITSKKALEKLRNEGYVYRQRGKGTFVASFQTSHKGTPHRNTDKPLFGLIVTNFNDSYGSKLITSIEKASTDQCMVILKCSLGDAEREEKLVKELLDFGVDGLIVFPAQAEHYSSEILKMVVDKFPLVLIDRSFKGVAATSVSTENEEAAKTGAHYLLDLGHEHIGVLIPENFETTTIEDRLNGIVNAFAEKKGIVNRDLWCSDIKSTLPTPLATKEEDIKVITQHLKNNPHITALFALEYNIAVLAKIAIQQLGFRVPEDISIICFDSPEWNDLQMDFTHLKQNEQELGQLAVKRLLDMHNGEFTIKKDRISAKLITGSSTQQMNVIYPGS from the coding sequence ATGAAATCGTTATATGAACAAGTCTACGAATCATTAAAAAATGAAATAATTTCGTCTAAATATAAAGTAGGAGACAGAGTTCCTTCAGAAACAAACTTGTCAGAGATGTTCCAGGTAAGTAGAATTACCAGTAAAAAAGCTCTCGAGAAGTTAAGGAATGAAGGATATGTGTATCGGCAGCGCGGAAAGGGCACATTTGTAGCTAGTTTCCAAACCAGTCATAAGGGAACTCCTCACAGAAACACAGATAAACCTCTATTTGGTTTAATTGTGACAAATTTTAATGATAGCTATGGAAGCAAGTTGATTACTTCTATTGAGAAAGCATCAACCGATCAGTGCATGGTCATTTTAAAATGCTCATTAGGAGACGCCGAACGAGAAGAGAAGCTAGTGAAAGAACTGCTTGATTTTGGTGTAGACGGCTTAATTGTCTTTCCAGCACAGGCAGAACATTATAGCTCTGAGATCCTCAAGATGGTCGTGGACAAATTTCCGCTTGTCCTTATTGACCGATCGTTTAAAGGAGTTGCGGCGACGTCCGTATCAACAGAGAATGAAGAGGCAGCAAAAACAGGCGCTCATTATTTACTTGACTTAGGCCATGAACACATCGGAGTCCTCATCCCTGAAAATTTTGAAACCACCACCATTGAAGATCGCCTCAATGGAATTGTCAATGCATTTGCTGAAAAGAAAGGCATCGTCAATCGTGATCTTTGGTGTTCTGACATAAAAAGCACCTTACCTACTCCTCTAGCTACAAAAGAGGAAGATATAAAAGTTATTACCCAACACCTTAAGAACAACCCGCACATAACGGCATTGTTTGCGTTAGAATATAATATTGCTGTTTTGGCGAAAATTGCGATCCAACAGTTAGGATTTCGGGTGCCAGAGGATATCTCGATAATATGTTTTGACAGCCCTGAATGGAATGATCTCCAAATGGACTTCACACATTTAAAGCAAAACGAACAAGAACTTGGACAGCTTGCTGTGAAAAGGCTCTTAGATATGCATAACGGAGAATTTACTATTAAAAAGGACCGCATTTCGGCAAAATTAATTACTGGAAGTTCTACTCAGCAAATGAACGTAATTTATCCTGGTTCATAA
- a CDS encoding VanZ family protein, whose product MTINILFESLHVIEFAFLYLLLVGALRVNKKFTKATSYAVAAVAMLYGLVDEVHQLYVVGRSFTLIDLLKNCIGVVLACMMVHIYYFGQEASRFRARPD is encoded by the coding sequence ATGACCATCAATATCTTGTTTGAAAGCTTGCATGTGATCGAGTTTGCCTTCTTGTATTTACTATTGGTTGGAGCACTAAGGGTAAACAAGAAGTTTACGAAGGCTACCAGTTATGCAGTAGCGGCCGTTGCAATGCTATATGGGTTAGTGGATGAAGTTCATCAGTTATATGTTGTGGGGAGGTCTTTTACGCTTATTGATTTACTAAAAAATTGCATAGGTGTTGTGCTAGCTTGCATGATGGTTCATATTTATTATTTCGGGCAGGAAGCAAGTAGATTTAGGGCGAGGCCTGATTAA
- a CDS encoding extracellular solute-binding protein yields the protein MRLKYAKKLTGLSIILICFLLMTACSDEGASGTSEGNSKDDLTITFRSGGGTNEGLVDWLNKNIIPQFNEKYPDVNVNLSPLEVSEGDYFAKVSLLLQSENTAPDIVTEDTFILNSDANAGYLEPITDRVKEWDEWGSFTENVKAGVIAEDGEIYGVPYNTDSRGLWYNKELLKEAGVSVPWKPKNWEDIISAATAVKENLPKDVVPLWMNSGKATGEATSMQTFEMLLYGTGDPLYNKDTKKWIVESDGLLSSFKFIDTIYEKDLGPELSKVLNGQASTIAYQQLMPKGKLAIGLDGIWQTGTWREGGPTPWPESSEVLGFAPMPTQNGQEPGTTSMSGGWAFSIPSKSNNKDLAWEFIKMASTKENNLKLQLKDRNLTPREDVAKEEKYQEMDFFEQASSFLENTHFRPAVDKYPNVSTVIQTLVERVVTDTITPEQAVEQYKKEVTSIVGKDKVTER from the coding sequence ATGAGGTTAAAGTATGCTAAAAAGCTTACCGGGTTATCCATTATACTTATCTGTTTCTTGCTCATGACTGCTTGTTCTGATGAAGGAGCCAGTGGCACAAGCGAAGGAAACTCTAAAGACGATTTAACCATCACCTTCCGTTCGGGTGGGGGAACAAATGAAGGATTAGTCGATTGGCTGAACAAAAATATCATCCCGCAATTTAATGAAAAGTATCCTGATGTAAACGTGAACTTATCACCTCTGGAGGTAAGTGAAGGAGATTACTTTGCAAAAGTCTCCCTATTATTACAATCAGAAAATACCGCGCCGGATATAGTCACCGAAGACACCTTTATCTTGAACTCTGATGCAAATGCTGGCTATCTAGAGCCGATTACCGATCGTGTAAAAGAGTGGGATGAATGGGGTTCATTTACCGAAAATGTAAAGGCTGGTGTTATAGCTGAGGATGGGGAAATTTACGGCGTTCCCTATAACACAGATTCAAGAGGGCTATGGTACAACAAAGAGTTGTTAAAAGAAGCTGGAGTTTCCGTTCCTTGGAAGCCTAAGAATTGGGAAGATATCATATCAGCCGCAACAGCTGTGAAAGAAAACCTTCCAAAAGATGTCGTTCCTCTTTGGATGAATTCAGGTAAAGCAACAGGTGAAGCGACCTCTATGCAAACCTTTGAAATGCTCCTCTATGGGACAGGTGATCCCTTATATAATAAGGATACGAAAAAATGGATTGTAGAAAGTGATGGATTACTAAGCTCTTTCAAATTTATCGATACGATTTACGAAAAGGATCTAGGTCCTGAACTCTCCAAAGTACTTAATGGCCAGGCCAGCACAATTGCGTACCAACAATTAATGCCAAAAGGAAAGCTTGCTATTGGGCTTGATGGAATTTGGCAAACTGGCACTTGGCGAGAAGGTGGTCCCACTCCATGGCCAGAATCTAGCGAAGTCCTAGGTTTTGCTCCGATGCCTACCCAAAATGGTCAGGAACCAGGGACAACTTCCATGTCAGGTGGATGGGCTTTTTCAATTCCTTCTAAATCTAATAACAAGGATTTGGCATGGGAATTCATAAAGATGGCATCAACGAAAGAAAATAACCTTAAGTTACAGTTGAAAGATAGAAACTTAACTCCTCGTGAAGATGTTGCTAAGGAAGAAAAGTATCAGGAAATGGACTTTTTTGAGCAAGCCTCTTCATTCCTGGAAAATACCCATTTCAGACCAGCAGTAGATAAATACCCTAATGTTTCAACAGTGATCCAAACGCTCGTCGAAAGAGTCGTGACCGATACCATCACGCCGGAACAGGCCGTTGAGCAGTATAAAAAAGAAGTGACTAGCATTGTTGGAAAAGATAAGGTCACAGAAAGATAA